From the Marinomonas sp. THO17 genome, one window contains:
- a CDS encoding PP0621 family protein gives MIVRLIVFITIFFIGWWLYRQFVVFKGQKTTSNTKKTKQKGTQAEQENMVRCLQCKTYVPLSHAIHDEQARPFCSAEHLKEFNQTN, from the coding sequence ATGATCGTACGTTTAATCGTTTTTATCACGATTTTCTTCATTGGTTGGTGGTTATATCGCCAATTTGTTGTTTTTAAAGGTCAGAAGACCACATCCAATACTAAAAAGACCAAACAAAAAGGCACTCAAGCTGAACAAGAAAACATGGTGCGTTGCTTGCAATGCAAAACCTATGTACCACTTTCTCATGCCATTCACGATGAACAAGCACGTCCATTTTGTAGCGCCGAGCATTTAAAAGAGTTCAATCAGACGAACTGA
- a CDS encoding alpha/beta hydrolase, whose translation MSDVFFLTLPHARLAYRLYENPDAKGDACCLLLHGAGVAGEITFSPMLPYLTQWRWMLVPDLVGMGESFHHHGTEAPLKITQLSDDVAALLLHLDWQSFDLVAYSLGGLVALQLNHQRQQAGHAALKMALLEPASLEREDLAQLKEVRQKYRHASHLIRETGDVELGVAHFMDGVSPNRRKHPVAEATTQSRLAHRPFGFAYALDAVTDFVEQAAEQPHLRQGLIDVAPEVFLFSGELSHQGLREHYELLSQRNEAWQHKVMSACDHSLPFQKPRQIANHLNKWFASP comes from the coding sequence GTGTCTGACGTTTTTTTTCTTACTTTGCCCCATGCTCGTTTAGCTTACCGTCTTTATGAAAACCCTGACGCCAAGGGGGATGCTTGTTGCTTATTGTTGCACGGCGCAGGCGTTGCCGGGGAAATCACTTTTTCTCCCATGTTGCCTTATCTCACACAATGGCGTTGGATGCTGGTGCCAGACCTTGTTGGCATGGGAGAGTCGTTCCATCATCACGGCACAGAAGCGCCGCTGAAGATTACGCAATTGAGTGATGATGTGGCGGCCTTATTGCTTCATTTAGACTGGCAGTCTTTTGATTTGGTGGCGTATTCCTTGGGAGGCTTAGTTGCGCTGCAGCTCAATCATCAGCGTCAGCAAGCAGGCCATGCGGCGTTGAAAATGGCTTTGTTAGAACCAGCGTCATTGGAAAGAGAAGACTTAGCCCAGTTAAAAGAGGTGCGTCAGAAATATCGTCATGCGTCGCATTTGATTCGCGAAACCGGTGATGTTGAGCTAGGCGTTGCGCATTTTATGGATGGGGTATCGCCGAATCGTCGCAAGCATCCCGTGGCGGAAGCGACGACCCAATCGCGTTTGGCTCATCGGCCTTTTGGGTTTGCTTATGCCCTCGATGCGGTGACAGACTTTGTGGAACAGGCAGCCGAGCAACCTCATCTTCGACAAGGCTTAATCGATGTCGCGCCAGAGGTGTTTTTGTTTTCCGGTGAACTGAGCCATCAGGGGTTACGGGAACATTATGAATTGTTGAGCCAGCGAAATGAAGCTTGGCAACATAAGGTAATGAGTGCCTGTGATCACTCTTTGCCTTTTCAAAAACCACGGCAAATTGCCAATCATCTCAATAAGTGGTTTGCCTCACCATAA
- the pabB gene encoding aminodeoxychorismate synthase component I — translation MSEINRVNLSYQSNLLAFYSAIRELPYKALLDSNHEHFRDTQFDILVANPLARIHGKQHQEKATAIEWLTTPLYDIAEKANPMKLLDKLMTHICQEEWAKNAPKDLPFTGGLLGYYGYESGHFVERLPDTVQHDIALDTLHIGLYGWAVITDHQAKTTQLVYTPWCQEEEIRSLINRFTRANDDVLVHHDLLEKKPFTLTSSFQSNMSQQEYADKFAQVQAYIQAGDCYQVNLAQRFSASYEGDTFTAYQALRTVCPTPFSAYLELHEHASILSHSPERFLLCDQGRVESKPIKGTMARGNTAIEDKANAEALLASEKDRAENLMIVDLLRNDMGRTCLTGSIKVPKLFALETYANVHHLVSTVEGRIDKAEQGIRVFQQSFPGGSITGAPKIRAMEIIDELEPHQRSAYCGSIVYFSSNGQMDSSITIRTLVADQGKLHCWAGGGLVADSKCEEEYQETFTKVGKLTHTLEQDFMK, via the coding sequence ATGTCAGAAATCAATCGGGTAAATCTTTCTTATCAATCCAATTTACTGGCTTTTTACTCAGCCATAAGAGAGTTACCCTACAAAGCCTTGCTCGATAGCAACCACGAACACTTCCGTGATACCCAATTCGATATTTTGGTGGCCAATCCATTAGCGCGTATTCACGGGAAGCAGCACCAAGAGAAGGCTACGGCCATTGAATGGTTGACAACCCCCTTGTATGACATCGCAGAAAAAGCTAACCCAATGAAGCTTTTGGACAAGTTAATGACTCACATCTGTCAGGAAGAGTGGGCAAAAAACGCACCAAAAGACTTACCCTTTACCGGTGGATTATTGGGCTACTATGGTTACGAAAGCGGCCATTTTGTTGAGCGACTGCCTGACACTGTTCAACATGACATTGCCTTGGACACCTTGCATATTGGTCTATATGGCTGGGCTGTTATCACCGACCATCAAGCCAAAACCACCCAATTGGTTTACACACCTTGGTGTCAGGAAGAAGAAATCCGCTCACTGATTAATCGCTTTACCAGGGCCAATGATGATGTATTGGTGCATCATGATTTGTTAGAAAAAAAGCCTTTTACCCTGACATCAAGCTTTCAATCCAACATGAGTCAGCAAGAATACGCGGATAAATTTGCACAGGTACAAGCCTATATTCAGGCGGGCGATTGCTACCAGGTCAATCTCGCTCAGCGCTTTAGCGCCTCCTATGAGGGGGATACCTTTACCGCTTATCAAGCCTTGCGCACTGTTTGTCCAACGCCTTTCTCGGCGTATTTGGAATTACATGAACACGCCTCTATTTTGAGCCATTCTCCTGAACGCTTTCTGTTGTGCGACCAAGGCCGAGTGGAGTCCAAACCCATTAAGGGCACCATGGCCCGAGGCAACACAGCCATTGAAGATAAAGCCAACGCAGAAGCTTTATTGGCGTCCGAAAAGGACAGAGCGGAAAATCTCATGATAGTGGATTTGTTGCGTAATGATATGGGTCGTACCTGTTTAACAGGCAGCATCAAGGTGCCTAAGCTGTTTGCCTTGGAGACCTATGCCAATGTGCATCATCTGGTGTCCACAGTGGAAGGTCGCATCGACAAAGCAGAACAAGGTATTCGCGTGTTTCAACAAAGTTTCCCCGGCGGTTCCATTACGGGTGCACCAAAAATTCGCGCCATGGAAATCATCGACGAGTTAGAACCCCATCAGCGTTCTGCCTATTGTGGCTCCATTGTTTACTTTAGCAGCAATGGACAAATGGACTCCAGCATCACCATTCGTACCTTGGTTGCCGATCAGGGCAAACTGCATTGCTGGGCCGGTGGCGGCTTAGTCGCCGATTCAAAATGTGAGGAAGAGTATCAGGAAACCTTTACCAAAGTAGGTAAATTAACTCATACTCTAGAACAAGATTTTATGAAGTAG
- a CDS encoding glutathione S-transferase N-terminal domain-containing protein, which produces MQLVVGNLSTWSMRAWLCSRIAEIELDLVVVPLGEPGYEIKLAQYSPSHLVPVLVTDQVTIHDSLAIVEFLNEVSDGALYPAQSTERAMARSLCAELHSGFMTIRELCPFAFDEVVNADQDNPAIRKDIARLQAIFSQASLPFMFDMPGAVDAFYALMAYRLNDYGVVLEGRAGEYQQSLLNWPEFKKVITESKNWAAEQ; this is translated from the coding sequence ATGCAGTTAGTGGTTGGGAATTTATCAACTTGGTCTATGCGAGCCTGGTTATGCAGTCGTATTGCTGAAATAGAATTGGACTTGGTGGTTGTACCGTTAGGTGAGCCAGGCTATGAAATTAAGCTTGCGCAGTATTCACCTTCTCACTTGGTGCCCGTATTGGTAACGGATCAGGTGACCATTCATGACTCATTAGCCATTGTTGAATTCCTCAATGAAGTGTCAGATGGCGCTTTATATCCTGCTCAGTCGACCGAGAGAGCCATGGCGAGAAGTTTGTGTGCTGAGCTGCATTCAGGCTTTATGACGATACGAGAGCTTTGCCCTTTTGCGTTTGATGAGGTGGTAAATGCAGATCAAGATAATCCGGCCATTAGGAAAGACATTGCGCGTTTGCAGGCAATTTTTTCTCAGGCGAGCTTACCCTTTATGTTTGACATGCCCGGTGCCGTCGATGCCTTTTATGCCTTAATGGCGTACCGCTTAAATGACTATGGAGTAGTGCTTGAAGGCCGTGCCGGTGAGTATCAACAAAGCCTGTTAAATTGGCCCGAGTTTAAAAAAGTAATAACTGAATCAAAGAATTGGGCGGCTGAACAATAA
- a CDS encoding LysE family translocator, giving the protein MNEISVLFTLALVHFVALISPGPDFALVVQNASRYGRQTGFYIALGLSLGILIHAVLSITGISLLVHQQPILFRLLQCLGAGYLLYLGVGALISCYRHWQHQTSLTHSQDKALLSQKQQAFSKGLLTNLFNPKALVFFISLMSSLIPASMSWAGKGSALLIIWGLSLAWFSALAWLLTKASSQALLARLSRYIDLVCGVLFCLLGAGILWRVLFA; this is encoded by the coding sequence ATGAACGAAATATCCGTCTTATTTACCTTGGCATTAGTGCATTTTGTGGCACTGATCAGTCCAGGGCCAGACTTTGCTTTAGTGGTACAAAACGCCTCTCGATATGGCCGCCAAACAGGCTTCTACATTGCCCTTGGCTTATCTCTTGGCATTTTAATCCACGCGGTGCTTAGCATCACAGGCATCAGCTTATTGGTTCACCAACAACCTATTTTATTCCGTCTATTACAATGCTTAGGGGCGGGCTACCTTTTGTATTTAGGGGTTGGCGCGTTAATCAGCTGCTATCGACATTGGCAGCACCAGACCAGCTTAACACACTCACAAGACAAGGCCTTATTAAGTCAAAAGCAACAGGCTTTTTCGAAAGGCTTGCTAACGAATTTATTTAATCCCAAAGCCTTGGTTTTTTTCATCAGCCTCATGTCCAGCCTGATACCCGCCAGCATGTCATGGGCAGGGAAAGGCTCAGCTTTACTCATTATATGGGGATTGTCTCTTGCTTGGTTCAGTGCCTTGGCTTGGTTACTGACCAAAGCCAGCAGCCAAGCTTTGCTAGCGCGCCTCAGTCGTTATATCGACCTAGTGTGTGGCGTGCTGTTTTGCCTACTCGGAGCTGGCATTTTGTGGCGTGTGTTATTTGCCTAA
- a CDS encoding GspH/FimT family pseudopilin: MNQQWGFTLFELLCVMAIFSLLAHFGMSNILFLNQQQQDQQNLKAQVARLASALTRARELAVVSGHSSFVCGGMACSGEWSRGFRLYQTHNNTDYDVLNEVFIEALSLHWRGFPAQKKQIEYQANGLSGYQNGTFVFCLGKWQMDVVLNQSGRFYLSHLKSRRSEGDCL; this comes from the coding sequence ATGAATCAGCAATGGGGCTTTACCTTATTTGAGCTATTGTGCGTTATGGCCATTTTCAGTCTGCTCGCGCACTTTGGCATGTCCAATATTCTCTTCCTTAATCAGCAGCAACAAGATCAGCAGAATTTAAAAGCACAAGTCGCGCGTTTGGCGTCGGCTTTGACTCGAGCTCGTGAGCTGGCGGTGGTCAGCGGCCACAGCAGTTTTGTGTGTGGTGGTATGGCTTGTTCTGGAGAGTGGTCACGCGGTTTTCGTTTGTATCAAACACATAATAATACGGATTATGACGTGCTCAACGAGGTGTTTATTGAAGCCTTAAGTCTACATTGGCGAGGCTTTCCAGCACAGAAGAAGCAAATTGAATATCAAGCTAATGGCCTATCAGGTTATCAAAATGGCACCTTTGTGTTTTGTCTGGGCAAGTGGCAAATGGATGTGGTGCTGAATCAGAGTGGTCGTTTTTATCTGAGTCATTTGAAATCTCGCCGCTCAGAGGGAGATTGCTTATGA
- a CDS encoding CoA pyrophosphatase, whose protein sequence is MSDIEQFLNAPPIDLGLDDIRAALDKEPYRQSIHNPDEEMFPAGYQLDYRSAAVLIPIWQEPRDGELYVLLTQRALHMRNHPGQIAFPGGKHDPDDASIQYTALRETLEEVGLAPDCFDLLGELGEYCTLSGFCIKPIVAEMTRKSELSLCEEEVKSVHWVPLRHLLTPQNYQFKQRKLDSVSRGYFEIYYGDIRIWGVTAGILYGLYQTLARHAST, encoded by the coding sequence ATGTCAGACATAGAGCAGTTTTTGAATGCTCCACCTATTGACCTTGGTTTAGATGATATTCGTGCAGCATTAGACAAAGAACCTTATCGCCAAAGTATTCACAATCCAGATGAGGAAATGTTCCCAGCCGGTTACCAACTGGATTATCGCTCGGCCGCCGTGCTAATTCCTATCTGGCAAGAACCTAGGGATGGCGAACTGTATGTCTTACTCACCCAACGCGCATTGCACATGCGTAACCACCCTGGTCAAATCGCCTTTCCCGGTGGCAAACATGATCCCGATGACGCCAGTATTCAATACACAGCATTGAGGGAAACCTTAGAGGAAGTCGGCTTAGCACCTGATTGCTTTGATCTCTTAGGCGAACTTGGCGAGTACTGCACCTTATCAGGCTTCTGCATCAAACCCATTGTGGCCGAAATGACCCGCAAAAGTGAACTCAGTTTGTGTGAAGAAGAAGTGAAATCCGTTCATTGGGTGCCCTTGCGTCACTTGCTAACGCCACAAAACTATCAGTTCAAACAACGTAAACTCGATTCCGTGTCCCGAGGGTATTTTGAGATTTATTATGGCGACATTCGAATCTGGGGAGTCACCGCTGGCATCTTATATGGGCTTTATCAAACCCTTGCAAGACACGCTTCGACCTAA
- a CDS encoding LysR family transcriptional regulator, whose amino-acid sequence MLNTQHLMTYKALVETGSFTRTAKQLGLTQPAISQHIQKLEKELGESLLIRHGRSIELTPAGEVLLKHIDELEGCYQDFMSSWQAIAHSPQVC is encoded by the coding sequence ATGCTAAATACTCAACACTTAATGACATACAAAGCCTTAGTGGAAACGGGCAGTTTTACTCGCACAGCTAAGCAATTGGGTCTGACGCAACCTGCGATCAGTCAGCACATACAAAAATTGGAAAAGGAGTTGGGAGAATCCTTATTGATTCGTCATGGGCGCAGTATTGAGTTGACGCCAGCGGGTGAGGTGTTACTAAAGCACATTGATGAATTAGAAGGCTGTTATCAAGATTTCATGAGCTCTTGGCAAGCCATTGCTCATAGCCCTCAAGTCTGTTAG
- a CDS encoding GNAT family N-acetyltransferase translates to MTIEPVILQGQHVRLEPLSKAHKEGLCEAICDGELWNLFVTIVPQVNDIDNFINDALMAHASGDGLTFVTIDEKTNQIAGSTRFMKANLANKRVEIGFTFLGQRFQKTYINTEAKLLMLTHAFEVLALNRVEFLTDYLNTQSRNAILRLGAKQEGILRNHMVMPNVREGTNKSSEHQSYQRNGLSRQE, encoded by the coding sequence ATGACTATTGAACCTGTGATATTGCAAGGCCAGCATGTTCGTCTGGAACCCTTGTCGAAAGCTCATAAAGAGGGATTGTGTGAAGCGATTTGTGATGGGGAATTATGGAATCTGTTTGTTACCATAGTGCCGCAGGTAAATGACATTGACAATTTCATCAATGATGCCTTGATGGCTCATGCATCTGGCGATGGATTAACCTTTGTTACCATTGATGAAAAGACGAATCAGATTGCTGGCTCAACTCGCTTTATGAAAGCCAATCTCGCCAATAAGCGGGTCGAAATCGGCTTTACTTTTCTTGGTCAGCGTTTTCAAAAAACCTACATCAATACTGAAGCAAAACTGCTTATGTTAACGCACGCTTTTGAAGTCTTGGCGTTGAACCGTGTTGAGTTTCTGACAGATTATTTAAACACTCAATCGCGTAACGCGATATTGCGCTTAGGCGCTAAGCAAGAAGGCATACTGCGTAATCACATGGTGATGCCAAATGTCAGGGAAGGTACGAATAAGTCTTCTGAACATCAGTCTTATCAGAGAAACGGCCTATCAAGGCAAGAGTGA
- a CDS encoding DUF1801 domain-containing protein, with the protein MENAIKIKFDSYPPKARQKLNEIRAMIFQVAEEEGLGEIVESLKWGEPSYASKSGSPIRMDWKSKYPNQVSLFVNCHTQLIATYKEVYGANFHFVGNRELVLPLEQAIPSAELKACILMALKYHKLKKLPLLGA; encoded by the coding sequence ATGGAAAATGCTATCAAAATAAAGTTTGACTCTTATCCACCCAAAGCGAGGCAAAAGCTCAATGAAATCAGGGCAATGATATTTCAAGTGGCTGAAGAAGAAGGGCTAGGAGAGATTGTGGAAAGCCTGAAGTGGGGGGAGCCAAGTTATGCATCGAAATCTGGTAGCCCAATTCGAATGGATTGGAAAAGTAAGTACCCCAATCAAGTGTCTCTGTTTGTGAACTGTCACACCCAGTTGATCGCCACCTACAAGGAAGTATATGGCGCAAACTTTCATTTTGTCGGCAATAGGGAGTTGGTTTTGCCGCTTGAGCAAGCCATTCCTAGTGCCGAATTAAAAGCCTGTATCTTAATGGCATTGAAATATCATAAGCTTAAAAAACTGCCTTTATTAGGCGCATGA
- a CDS encoding VOC family protein, translating into MQLELDHFFILTDQPEQAGDRLVDFGLQESFRRDHKGQGTSNRCFVFANGMLELLYLRDAMEANQGPAKSMHLVERLARPDASPFGVVLTRTCEMAIPMPFQGWSYQPDYFPVPNAFHVGANSAILAEPLCVYVPFMSQVKRYKKVKRDKGEAPLGTISKVTMAVANEAFSDTLKDLSSVDRLAFVKAEEHLVELTLGNEEGDEWQDFRPHLPLIIRC; encoded by the coding sequence ATGCAGTTAGAATTAGATCATTTTTTTATCCTAACAGACCAACCCGAGCAAGCCGGCGATAGGCTGGTGGATTTTGGCCTGCAAGAAAGCTTTCGTCGCGACCACAAGGGGCAGGGCACGTCGAATCGTTGTTTTGTCTTTGCCAATGGCATGTTAGAACTTCTGTATCTGCGTGATGCGATGGAAGCCAATCAGGGACCAGCCAAAAGCATGCATTTGGTTGAGCGACTGGCGCGGCCTGACGCATCGCCTTTTGGCGTGGTGTTGACGCGAACTTGTGAAATGGCAATCCCCATGCCTTTTCAAGGTTGGTCTTATCAGCCAGACTATTTCCCCGTCCCGAATGCCTTTCATGTGGGCGCCAATTCCGCTATTTTGGCAGAACCCTTATGTGTCTATGTGCCTTTTATGTCGCAGGTTAAGCGTTATAAAAAGGTTAAGCGTGATAAAGGCGAAGCCCCATTAGGTACCATTTCAAAGGTGACTATGGCGGTGGCCAACGAGGCGTTTTCAGACACCTTAAAGGATCTGTCATCGGTTGATCGATTGGCTTTTGTCAAGGCAGAAGAGCATCTTGTCGAATTGACATTAGGGAATGAAGAGGGTGATGAATGGCAAGATTTTCGTCCTCATTTGCCTTTGATCATTCGTTGCTAA
- a CDS encoding AraC family transcriptional regulator produces the protein MDKVQHFTSADPSVSLISGHYQSFEFDRHYHLDYHFGLIMEGQQAFASQGERQRVGPGDIVIMPPDVLHDGHAVASSGYKTQVFSVEPDWFNLLDIHQSLGQNLTFSQKVIQDPVVFQSLSQSYMALCDKTLSQLARDCLPYEGFSPLIERYGQHRCLTPSFSLGKSDLQRLREFLLAHLAEPVSLQQLADLCDLSPSQFQRHFKAKVGMTPYAWFTRLRLEQAMKLLKAKIAGTDVAQQVGFYDQAHFSKAFKHSFGVSPSEIR, from the coding sequence ATGGATAAAGTACAGCATTTCACTTCTGCTGACCCAAGTGTGAGCTTAATCAGTGGACATTATCAGTCCTTTGAATTTGATCGGCATTATCATCTTGACTACCACTTTGGGCTCATTATGGAAGGTCAACAAGCTTTTGCCTCTCAAGGCGAACGTCAGCGTGTTGGCCCTGGCGACATTGTGATCATGCCGCCAGATGTATTGCATGACGGCCATGCGGTAGCGTCTTCTGGTTATAAGACACAGGTGTTTTCGGTGGAACCAGATTGGTTTAACCTATTGGATATTCACCAATCTCTCGGACAAAACCTGACCTTTAGCCAAAAGGTCATTCAAGATCCAGTGGTGTTTCAATCCCTCTCCCAATCCTATATGGCCTTGTGCGATAAAACCCTGAGCCAACTGGCCCGAGACTGTTTACCTTATGAGGGCTTCTCACCCTTGATTGAGCGATACGGACAACACCGTTGCCTGACGCCAAGCTTCTCTTTAGGAAAAAGCGATTTGCAACGCTTACGTGAGTTTTTACTGGCCCATTTAGCTGAGCCCGTTTCTTTGCAACAGCTGGCGGACTTATGTGACCTCAGTCCCAGTCAGTTTCAACGTCATTTTAAAGCCAAAGTCGGTATGACGCCCTACGCTTGGTTTACTCGCTTACGACTTGAGCAGGCCATGAAGTTACTTAAGGCCAAAATAGCGGGCACAGATGTCGCGCAACAAGTGGGCTTTTACGATCAGGCCCATTTCAGTAAAGCCTTTAAACACAGCTTTGGTGTATCACCATCCGAAATTCGCTAA
- a CDS encoding STAS/SEC14 domain-containing protein yields MFHVEKQGENHLYIEFDGQLDSLQMEVALNEFILLAQGIEKGTMLYEIAAFHMPSFSAIAVKLSKLPTLFSLIGKFRKAAVLTDEKWLQKVSEIEGLLIPGLDIKAFSLDEKADAEAWLAS; encoded by the coding sequence ATGTTCCATGTCGAAAAGCAGGGAGAAAACCATTTGTATATTGAGTTTGATGGTCAGTTGGATTCATTGCAAATGGAGGTGGCGCTGAATGAGTTTATTTTGCTGGCACAGGGCATTGAAAAGGGCACTATGTTGTATGAAATCGCCGCTTTTCATATGCCTTCATTCAGTGCTATTGCCGTTAAATTATCCAAATTACCGACTTTATTTAGCCTGATTGGTAAGTTCCGCAAAGCGGCGGTATTGACCGATGAAAAGTGGCTACAAAAGGTCAGTGAAATAGAAGGTCTGTTGATTCCAGGCTTGGACATCAAAGCCTTCTCATTAGACGAAAAGGCGGACGCTGAAGCTTGGTTGGCATCATGA
- a CDS encoding anti-phage deoxyguanosine triphosphatase, with the protein MTVANDAFLPWYERQSGQHTARDNDYRTPYQRDRARIIHSAAFRRLQSKTQILAIRQNDYSRTRLTHSLEVAQIGSGIVHHLKFSSAKTAEFQPWLADDALIETVCLSHDIGHPPFGHGGEIALNYMMLDKGGFEGNAQSLRILGKRGSYSESFGMDVTRRALLGILKYPVQHNQVVGQYPSKPNNFRQFKAAQWAPPKCVYEDEQALLNWIIEPFKQADKEALQKVQRSTPEAHGKVAHASFDTSIMDLADDIAYGVHDLEDAIVLGMVTKDMWQEHLEPKLSALASPFLKDNLTSLRTQLFSRQSHLRKEAIGNLVSWFITSCQVVENTQFDHPLLRYQVGLPEGQRQALALLKQFEMQHIIQRPEVQMLVYKGQQMLLEMFEAYSADPARLLPQEIAREWQRSCDQGNNGLRIICDYMASMTDDYASRMYNKLFVPSLGSVFEPM; encoded by the coding sequence ATGACAGTTGCAAACGATGCTTTTCTGCCTTGGTACGAACGACAATCCGGCCAACACACAGCTCGCGACAATGATTATCGAACCCCTTATCAAAGAGACAGAGCGCGCATCATTCACAGTGCCGCTTTTCGCCGCCTGCAATCCAAAACCCAAATATTAGCAATACGTCAAAACGACTACAGCCGCACCCGCCTTACCCATTCATTGGAAGTGGCACAAATCGGCAGCGGCATAGTGCATCATCTCAAATTCAGTTCCGCCAAAACAGCGGAATTCCAACCTTGGTTGGCCGACGACGCGCTCATTGAAACCGTGTGTCTGAGTCACGATATTGGTCACCCGCCTTTTGGTCATGGGGGCGAAATCGCCCTCAATTATATGATGTTGGATAAGGGGGGGTTTGAGGGCAATGCCCAATCATTGCGTATTCTGGGCAAACGCGGCTCCTATTCAGAAAGTTTTGGCATGGATGTGACGCGCAGAGCGTTACTCGGCATTTTGAAATACCCAGTACAACACAATCAGGTAGTAGGACAATACCCATCAAAACCCAATAACTTTCGCCAGTTCAAAGCGGCCCAATGGGCGCCACCCAAATGCGTTTATGAAGACGAACAAGCGTTACTGAATTGGATCATTGAGCCATTTAAGCAAGCGGATAAAGAAGCCTTACAAAAGGTTCAGCGCAGCACGCCTGAAGCCCATGGCAAAGTCGCCCATGCCAGTTTTGACACCAGCATCATGGATTTAGCAGACGACATTGCCTATGGCGTCCACGACCTAGAAGATGCCATTGTGCTTGGCATGGTCACCAAAGACATGTGGCAAGAACATTTGGAGCCAAAACTTTCTGCGTTAGCCTCGCCTTTCTTAAAAGACAATCTTACAAGCCTGCGCACTCAATTGTTTAGTCGCCAAAGTCATTTACGCAAAGAAGCCATTGGCAATTTGGTTAGCTGGTTTATTACCTCTTGTCAGGTAGTGGAAAACACCCAGTTCGATCATCCTCTGTTACGTTACCAAGTGGGTTTACCAGAAGGGCAGCGACAAGCCTTGGCTTTGCTCAAGCAATTTGAAATGCAACACATCATCCAGCGTCCAGAAGTACAAATGCTGGTCTATAAAGGCCAACAAATGTTATTGGAGATGTTCGAAGCTTATAGTGCGGATCCTGCCAGACTCTTGCCCCAAGAAATTGCTCGCGAATGGCAAAGAAGTTGCGATCAAGGTAACAATGGCCTGCGCATCATCTGTGACTACATGGCGTCTATGACAGACGACTACGCCAGCCGAATGTACAACAAGCTTTTCGTACCCAGTTTAGGCTCAGTTTTTGAACCTATGTAA
- a CDS encoding GNAT family N-acetyltransferase, with product METDRLILRQWQVSDYPVFAEMNADPQVMEYFPTQLTNAESNALADRLKALIAERGWGFWALESKATGQFMGFVGLHYQDKDSGIPHAPLVEIGWRLSSAYWGQGYATEAAFAALDYAFEQLAVGQVYAFTALQNVPSQRVMQKLFMVNCQQDFDHPKLPSGHPLQRHCLYSIDRAKWRMMKARNRE from the coding sequence ATGGAAACAGATCGTCTTATTTTACGACAATGGCAAGTCAGTGATTACCCTGTCTTTGCTGAAATGAATGCCGATCCACAAGTGATGGAATATTTCCCCACGCAATTAACAAACGCTGAAAGTAATGCCCTCGCGGATCGACTCAAGGCGTTGATTGCTGAGCGGGGCTGGGGCTTTTGGGCCCTTGAATCAAAAGCCACAGGACAATTTATGGGGTTTGTGGGATTGCATTATCAAGATAAGGACAGTGGTATTCCGCACGCGCCATTGGTGGAAATCGGTTGGCGATTGTCATCCGCTTATTGGGGGCAAGGTTACGCGACTGAAGCGGCTTTTGCAGCATTAGATTATGCATTTGAGCAATTGGCAGTAGGGCAAGTATACGCCTTTACTGCTTTGCAAAATGTGCCATCACAGCGTGTGATGCAAAAATTGTTTATGGTGAATTGTCAGCAGGATTTTGATCATCCTAAATTGCCAAGTGGCCATCCTCTGCAACGTCATTGTTTGTATTCGATTGATCGTGCAAAATGGCGGATGATGAAAGCAAGGAATAGGGAGTAA